From the Amblyraja radiata isolate CabotCenter1 chromosome 26, sAmbRad1.1.pri, whole genome shotgun sequence genome, one window contains:
- the enpp7 gene encoding ectonucleotide pyrophosphatase/phosphodiesterase family member 7 has protein sequence MGIYPILYLGLSLSLTLSHALFRGERRTQNKLLLLSLDGFRWNYDQDVETPNFQKLVKEGVKAKYVTPAFITITSPSHFTLVTGRYIESHGVIHNMWFNTTSGLKKPYYQTQGVNDYWDNGTLPIWITAQRQGLRTGSIHFPGTKPSYDGDNIYMKVVEPPMYNYRNETAWIENINMVMRWFAVDNLDFVTLYISEPDITGHKFGPESENRKAVVRKLDKTLGYLLESIEKFNLKSKLNVIITSDHGMATVLKEPAVNEIVLGRVSNFSFKDLDFDLVDYGPTGMLLPKEGQLEKVYQALKGAHPHLHVFKKKDLPKRLRYSNNDRILPIILFGDLGYVIHGRIKVQFNKGEHGFDNQHMDMKTIFRAFGPDFKKNYLAEPFDSVNIYSLMCELLNIQPEPNNGSLEYTQEMLNYYQSTSDVTNSTLFQLVVGLSVVVGLLVLAGLVVGVYSFMKRRQEN, from the exons ATGGGAATCTATCCTATCCTATATCTGGGTCTTTCTCTGTCACTGACATTGAGTCACGCTCTCTTCAGAGGCGAAAGGAGGACGCAAAATAAACTACTACTTCTTTCTTTGGATGGTTTTCGGTGGAATTATGACCAGGACGTTGAAACTCCGAATTTTCAAAAGCTGGTCAAAGAAGGCGTGAAGGCAAAATATGTTACTCCTGCCTTCATTACAATAACCTCCCCATCTCACTTCACTCTGGTAACAG GAAGATATATCGAGTCTCACGGAGTGATCCACAACATGTGGTTCAACACCACCAGTGGACTGAAGAAGCCATATTACCAGACACAAGGTGTCAATGATTACTGGGACAATGGAACCCTTCCAATCTGGATCACTGCCCAGCGTCAG GGTTTAAGGACTGGTTCGATACATTTCCCTGGAACCAAGCCCAGTTACGATGGAGATAATATTTACATGAAGGTGGTGGAGCCTCCGATGTACAACTATAGGAATGAAACAGCCTGGATAGAGAACATCAACATGGTGATGAGATGGTTTGCCGTGGATAATCTAGACTTTGTCACACTCTATATTAGTGAACCAGATATCACTGGCCACAAGTTCGGACCAGAATCGGAAAACAGAAAAGCAGTGGTGCGGAAACTGGACAAGACACTGGGCTATTTACTGGAAAGTATAGAAAAGTTCAACTTGAAATCCAAACTCAACGTGATTATTACTTCGGACCACGGAATGGCGACTGTGCTGAAAGAGCCAGCGGTGAATGAAATTGTTCTGGGGAGAGTCTCCAACTTTTCATTCAAAGACCTCGATTTCGATTTGGTTGATTATGGACCCACTGGTATGCTGCTGCCCAAGGAAGGACAGTTGGAGAAAGTGTACCAGGCTCTCAAAGGTGCTCATCCACACTTGCACGTCTTCAAAAAGAAAGATTTACCAAAAAGACTGCGATATTCCAACAATGACAGAATTCTCCCCATTATCTTGTTTGGTGACCTTGGTTACGTTATTCATGGG AGAATCAAAGTCCAGTTTAACAAAGGCGAGCATGGGTTTGACAATCAGCATATGGACATGAAGACTATTTTCCGTGCATTTGGTCCGGATTTCAAGAAGAATTATTTGGCTGAGCCATTTGACAGTGTAAACATTTACTCATTAATGTGTGAACTTCTAAACATCCAACCTGAACCAAATAATGGATCGCTGGAGTATACCCAAGAAATGCTGAATTACTACCAGAGCACCAGTGACG